A window of Methanocaldococcus vulcanius M7 genomic DNA:
TATATGGTTTTGTTTCTTATTACTTTAACGCTATACTTGGTTCCAAACTTAACCTTGCTTGTGTGGTCTACATTTTTCGGAGCAACGGTATTTATGATTATATTGTGGATATTTAGATTTTTAGCTTTAAAATCATTTAAAAAGGCATTTATTAACAATTTGTAATGAAACCAATTAGAATGAATAATACAATATATGGCCCATAATTATATGAAAAAGAGATACGAAAACACAAAAAATTATTCAAAAATTATTTATATGCCTCATACATCAGATATATAGACCAAAGATAAAATAAAAAAAGATAAAAGGTGATACCGTGTTTTTGAAAAAGAGGCATTTGGAAATTTTAAAAAAGATGAAAGAGACAGAAATGCAGAACGAAATTGAGAAATCATATCCAGAAGAGTTTAAAACAAGAGCATTAGAGTTGTTTATTTTAGGGTTTGTAGAGTTAGAAGGCAATTCAATAAAATTCACAGAAGCAGGGAAAAAGCTGATCAATATCATAGATGAATTAGATCTTGAAAAAATACCTGAGGTCTTTGTAGATTCTGAGATAATAAAAATTATGGAATTGTTAGATGAAACTGGGAAGATTCCTGATGAATGGATGGAATTATTAAAGGAAAGATTTTTAGCAGATGAGAACGGGTTAACATCTCTTGGTAAAAATATATTAAGCATATATAAAGAAACACATCCTGTTGTTTATCTAACTCCTGAAATATTGGCTTTCATAAGAGACATGCCGAAGATCGGATTGTATGATGAGTTAATTACCTACAAAAATACCAAACCATATGGGGAAAATATAGTAAATGCCCTTCAAGCCATGAGGTTGTTATTAATTTCTCCAAAAACAGAAAGTAAGGCATTTTCAACCACTAAGGCAGTATCTCATGTCTTAAAAATAAGTTCAATGGTTCCAAAAATAAGTAGGGCGTTAATATTAAGAAAAGAGGACTTTGAAATGCTGAAAAGAGGAGAAACTACCGAAGAAATGACAGAAAGCGGTTTTTATGAAGAGGGAAAGGTTAGTGAATTAGGAAAAGCCATGATTGATACTTATGAAGATATGGGTAAGATAGAGGATAAAACGCTACCTATATATGTATTAGAAGATGAAATAAAAGTTTTGAAGGCAATAGAAGACATTAAAGAGAAGTATGAGACGAATCCAGAGATCATTCCAACGTACGATGAGATAAAAAAGAGAGTTGATATTGAAGATCTTGGGGCAGTTTTACACACCTTGGAATCAAAAGAGCTTATAAAAAGAGAAGTAGTAAAAAATAAAGATACCTACTGGATGACTGAGTTCGGAGAGAAGGTTAAGGACTTGGGAGAGGTTTCAACAGATGGGATGAAGGCAATAACCTATCCAGAAAGCGGGGATGTTCCAATAGCTGAGTGGGTAGTTAGTGGTAAGAACGAAGGAACTGTAAAGAGAGGAATAACTGAAAAAGGTAAATATTTAATAAAGATGTCAAAAACAATTAAAAGAAAGCCATATTTAACAAAATATGACGTTTCTGCGCTGGTAAAGATTCCAAGGAAGGAGTATATACACAGGGACGAACTTGTAGGTTTAATTAAGGATCACGTTGGTGGAGAAGAAAAAGAGATAATTAAAGCACTTGGAGAGGCAGAATCAAAAGGATTTATTAAAGAACTCCAAAATAAAATGGTAAAATTAACAAAATTAGGAGAAGATGTAAAAGAATCCATAGAAATGGCAAAAGTTCAAGAATTACTGTCTACGAAGTTTGCTATAACACCAACAACATTCAATATTTTAAAAGCAATATATGATAATAGAGAAGAGTTCGATAAGGTCTGGAAAGAGAAGAGTGAAGGAAAAGAACATAAGGAGAATGAGATAATACTCCTTGCCAAACTTCTTCCGTTAACTCCTGAGGAGATAAAGAAAAACTTAGTTATACTTAAAAATGTTGGATTTATAGGTAAGAAGGGCCTTACTGATTCAGGAGTTAAATTAGTAGAGGCATATATAAGATTCCATAATGAGAATTAAGTTTAAATACCACTTCTAAATCATTTTTAAGTAGGGAATTTGATTTTATTTTTTAAACCCCTATTCATACTAAATCTATAAATAATAATAAAAAATAATATTCAAATGTAATATTTGGAAATATTATCATATTCAATATTGGCAATATAGTTAATAGAATGGGAGGTGATAATGTATGAATGTGTCATTCGATAGCATATATAACGAGATTATTGAAAATATGCATCATCTCGCATCAGAAGAGAAGGATTTTTCAAAATTGGCAAAATATAAGGATGTTATTAGTAAGACGATAGATGAAGTTGTAGAGGAAGTATTTAATGATATTTTTTCATATGAAAAAACAAAAGACATATTCGATGAAAGTAAAAGGAAAGAGATTGAAGAGGACTTCAAAAACTGGATAAAAGGTTTATTTGAAATATCAAATAATAGTCAATTGGAGGAATTTTATAAAGATACAGTGAAGAGAGGAATTAAGTATGTTGAAAAAGATTTCTTACCCGAGTATTTAACTGCAATAATTATAAAAATTGAGGATAGGTTGAAAAACAAATTAAAAGAGGAATTAAAAGAGGACTCTCAGGAGATAATAAATATTCTCGACGATCTGTTAAAGAGAGTAATCTTGCTTAATGTGGCATCATATATGAACTTTGAAAATAAGGTTTTGGATTACATAGGAATTAATCAAAATCTAAAAAGAAATGCAGTAAAACTTGGAATAAAAAAGATGGGGTTGTAATTACTTTTTATTATTTTTATTATATACTCACTTTTTTATTTATTTTTTCTTTTTCTTCTTTTTTACGAGATTTTCTAAATATTTGAGGTTTTCTTCAGTTCCAAAGGCATAGATTATATCCCCAGGTTTTAATATATATTCAGGATATGGGTTTATGCAGAACTCTTTTCCTCTTCTTATTCCCAAGATTGTAGCTCCTGTTTTTCCTCTTATGTCTGCATCTTTTAAACTTTTATAAGCCAGCTCAGAGTCGTTTTCTATTACAAATTTTTTTAACTCGATATCCTCTTCATATTCGTTCTTTGCTATCTTCATAAACGTGCTTAAAAAGTCCAATATTCCCGGCCTAACAGAAACCTCAGCCATTCTTAAACCGCCAATTAAGTAGGGAGAGACAATTCTATCTGCCCCAGCAATTTTTAATTTTTTTATCGCATCTTTTTCATCTGCCTTTGCAGTTATCAGTATGTTGGGATTTAACTCCCTTGCTGTAAGTGTTAAAAATACATTATCTGCGTCAGTTGGAAGTGTTGCTATAAGACCCTTTGCTTTTTCAATCTTTGCCTTTTTTAAAACCTCATCCTTTTTTGCATCTCCAACTACATATAAAAATTTATCAGGATATTTTTCATACTCCTCTTTAAGAACATCCTCGTTTGTATCGATTGCTACAAATGGAACATTTTCTTCTATAAATTTTTCCCCCACAACCCTTCCTAATCGTCCATAACCACAAATTATATAATGGTCTTTTATTGTTTTTATCTTGTTTTTCATCCTTTTCGACCTCACTAACTCTTCAAACTTACCCTCCACTATAAACTCTGTTATCAAACTAAAAAGATACATTACAATTCCAACACCAACGCATAGATATATTATTGTAAGCAACTTTCCTAAAAATGTTTTTGGAGTAAAGTCCCCATAGCCGGTGGTTGTTATTGTAACAACGCTAAAATATAGTGCTGTAAAATAACTAACACCTTCAATTACGCTTATTAGATAGGCGTAGGTTAGTATTAAAGTGATGGAAAGAACTGCAACCATTATAAGCTTTTTAGATGTTTCCATGCTCCCCCACATTAAAGCGTTTTTATCGTCCCTTAAAATTTGGATTTTCTATCTTTTCTTTCAAAGTTTTAACTTTTTCAGCATATTTTTTGTTAAATATGCTTGATATTCTTTCGATAGCATCTAATAAATTTAATAACTGCTCTAAATAGTAGTAAATATCTCCTGAATATGTCTGTATATTGAGATCTTCATGGAGTATTTTCGAAATCTGTCCTGGTGTTCTTCCCGCAGTTCTTAGATTTATTATCATCTCTAATATTTTTTCTTCGACTTCTACTCCTTCAAACTCCATAATTATAACTGTTAGATCCTCTTTCAATTTTTTGTCCTTTATTTTTTCCATACTCTCTTTTATAATCTCTAATGCATCAAAAAATCTTGAGGGAATGTTTATATTTAGTATTTTTGATAGTTTCGTTTTCAAATTGTTTGATAGATAAACGTTTTCAAAGGGCATGATCTCTGCTATTAACTTTATAATATTTTTATTTTCTATTATTCCTTTTTTAATCTTTTCTGCTATCTTAGGATATAGAAATGAAATCGCCACTGCTTTTCCATAACTTGTTAGTTTTACTTTATTACACTCTCTTTTATAGATCATTCCATACTTCTCCAAGTTTTTTAATATAGTTTGAAGTGAAAACGTTCTTCCAAGATAGGGCACTTTATCAATATCTTTAATATTATCAATTCCAGATGATACTGTTGCTAATATTTGTTCTTCTTCTTCATCTTCGCTGAATTCCACTAAAACATCCTCAGGAACTGCATTCAAGAGTTTAAATGCAATCTCATCTTCCGTGTTTTCCATTTTAGCATGATATTTTCTCCCTATTTCAACCAAGAGGTAAACCTTTCCAATCTCATGCATGCCTTTTCTTCCTGCCCTACCACACATCTGTTGAAACTCTGCAGGATTTAGCCAATCTGCACCCATCGCTAAACTCTCCAAGATAACGGTTGAAGCAGGAAAATCAACACCTGCT
This region includes:
- a CDS encoding protoglobin domain-containing protein, encoding MNVSFDSIYNEIIENMHHLASEEKDFSKLAKYKDVISKTIDEVVEEVFNDIFSYEKTKDIFDESKRKEIEEDFKNWIKGLFEISNNSQLEEFYKDTVKRGIKYVEKDFLPEYLTAIIIKIEDRLKNKLKEELKEDSQEIINILDDLLKRVILLNVASYMNFENKVLDYIGINQNLKRNAVKLGIKKMGL
- a CDS encoding DUF505 family protein — its product is MFLKKRHLEILKKMKETEMQNEIEKSYPEEFKTRALELFILGFVELEGNSIKFTEAGKKLINIIDELDLEKIPEVFVDSEIIKIMELLDETGKIPDEWMELLKERFLADENGLTSLGKNILSIYKETHPVVYLTPEILAFIRDMPKIGLYDELITYKNTKPYGENIVNALQAMRLLLISPKTESKAFSTTKAVSHVLKISSMVPKISRALILRKEDFEMLKRGETTEEMTESGFYEEGKVSELGKAMIDTYEDMGKIEDKTLPIYVLEDEIKVLKAIEDIKEKYETNPEIIPTYDEIKKRVDIEDLGAVLHTLESKELIKREVVKNKDTYWMTEFGEKVKDLGEVSTDGMKAITYPESGDVPIAEWVVSGKNEGTVKRGITEKGKYLIKMSKTIKRKPYLTKYDVSALVKIPRKEYIHRDELVGLIKDHVGGEEKEIIKALGEAESKGFIKELQNKMVKLTKLGEDVKESIEMAKVQELLSTKFAITPTTFNILKAIYDNREEFDKVWKEKSEGKEHKENEIILLAKLLPLTPEEIKKNLVILKNVGFIGKKGLTDSGVKLVEAYIRFHNEN
- a CDS encoding potassium channel family protein, translating into METSKKLIMVAVLSITLILTYAYLISVIEGVSYFTALYFSVVTITTTGYGDFTPKTFLGKLLTIIYLCVGVGIVMYLFSLITEFIVEGKFEELVRSKRMKNKIKTIKDHYIICGYGRLGRVVGEKFIEENVPFVAIDTNEDVLKEEYEKYPDKFLYVVGDAKKDEVLKKAKIEKAKGLIATLPTDADNVFLTLTARELNPNILITAKADEKDAIKKLKIAGADRIVSPYLIGGLRMAEVSVRPGILDFLSTFMKIAKNEYEEDIELKKFVIENDSELAYKSLKDADIRGKTGATILGIRRGKEFCINPYPEYILKPGDIIYAFGTEENLKYLENLVKKKKKKK